The genome window GGTATTCGGCTGGTCCGGAACGGGTGTGGAAGCGGTCCGCCCCCCTTGTCGGTAACCGCGTATGTCCTTGTTGGTAAGGGTCGTTGGTCTACGCGCGTCGCAATGCCCGGGACGTCGAACGACCTCGCAGCCCCGGTACTCTGAAGGTCCCCCGCCTTCACGCACCACACCTTTGGGAGTGCCAGTGGCACGCGTCGTAGTCGACGTCATGCTCAAGCCGGAGATCCTCGACCCCCAGGGACAGGCGGTGCAGCGTGCACTGCCCCGTCTCGGTTTCACCGGGATCGCCGACGTCCGCCAGGGCAAGCGTTTCGAGCTGGAACTGGAGGGCCCGGTGGACGACGCCGCGCTCGCCCGGATCCGCGAAGCCGCCGAGACCTTCCTCGCCAACACGGTGATCGAGGACTTCACCGTCCGGGTGGAGGACGGCCAGTGACCACCCGGGTCGGAGTCGTCACCTTCCCCGGCTCGCTGGACGACCGGGACGCGCAGCGCGCGATCCGGCTGGCCGGCGCCGAGCCGGTCGCGCTCTGGCACCGTGACAAGGATCTCCACCAGGTCGACGCCGTCGTGCTGCCCGGCGGATTCAGCTACGGCGACTATCTGCGGGCCGGCGCGATCTCCCGGTTCTCGCCGGTGATGGAGACCCTGATCGAGCAGGCGAAGCTCGGAATGCCGGTGCTCGGTATCTGCAACGGCTTCCAGGTGCTCACCGAGTCGCACCTGCTGCCCGGCGCGATGCTGCGGAACAACCACCTGCACTTCATCTGCCGCGACCAGAAGCTGCGGGTCGAGAATGCGGCCACCGCATGGACGTCCGATTACCAGGCGGGGCAGGAGATTTCGATCCCGCTGAAGAACATGGACGGCCGCTACACCGCCGACCGCCGCACCATCGACGAGCTGGAGTCCGAGGGGCGGGTGGTATTCCGTTACGTCGACGTCAACCCGAACGGCTCGATCAACGATATTGCCGGGATCACCAACGCCGCCGGCAACGTGGTGGGTCTGATGCCGCACCCCGAGCACGCCGTGGAGCCGCTGGTCGGCACCGGCAAGACCGACGGCCTGCCGTTCTTCACGTCCGTCCTGAAGCAGCTGGTGAGTTCCTGAGATGACTCTCGACACCGTCAAGAACGCCGAGCAGACCCCCGACGCCGCGCAGCCCTGGGCCGAACTCGGCCTCAAGGAGGACGAGTACGCGCGGATCCGGGAGATCCTCGACCGCCGCCCGACCGGCGCCGAGCTGGCCATGTACTCGGTCATGTGGTCGGAGCACTGCTCGTACAAGAGCTCCAAGGTCCACCTGAAGCAGTTCGGCGAGAAGGCCCCGCAGTCCGACGCGATGCTGGTCGGCATCGGCGAGAACGCGGGCGTCGTCGACGTCGGCCAGGGCTACGCGGTCACCTTCAAGGTGGAGTCGCACAACCACCCGTCCTACATCGAGCCCTACCAGGGCGCGGCCACCGGCATCGGCGGCATCGTCCGCGACATCCTGGCGATGGGCGCCCGCCCGGTCGCCGTGATGGACCCGCTGCGGTTCGGTGCGGCCGACCACCCGGACACCCGCCGGGTGCTGCCTGGGATCGTGGCCGGCATCGGCGGCTACGGCAACTGCCTGGGCCTGCCGAACATCGGCGGCGAGGTCGTCTTCGACCCCTGCTACCAGGGCAACCCGCTGGTCAACGCGCTCTGCGTGGGCGTGATGAAGCACGAGGACATCCACCTCGCGCAGGCCAGCGGCGCCGGCAACAAGGTCATCCTGTACGGGGCCCGGACCGGCGGCGACGGCATCGGCGGCGTCTCGGTGCTGGCCTCCGAGACCTTCGACGACTCCAAGCCGACCAAGCGTCCGGCCGTTCAGGTCGGTGACCCGTTCCAGGAGAAGCTGCTCATCGAGTGCACCCTGGAGGTCTTCCGGGAGAAGCTGGTGCTCGGCATCCAGGACCTGGGCGGCGCCGGACTCTCCTGCGCCACCTCGGAGTTGGCCTCGGCCGGCTCCGGCGGCATGCGGATCGAACTGGACACCGTGCCGCTGCGCGACGCGACGCTCTCGCCGGAGGAGATCCTCATGAGCGAGTCGCAGGAGCGGATGTGCGCGATCGTCGAGCCCGGCAAGGTCGAGCGCTTCCTGGAGATCTGCGAGAAGTGGGACGTCATCGCCACCGTGATCGGTGAGGTGACCGACGGCGAGCGGCTGGAGATCTTCTGGCACGGCGAGCAGGTCGTCGACGTGCCGCCGCGCACCGTCGCCCACGACGGCCCGGTCTACAACCGGCCGTTCGCCCGCCCGTCCTGGCAGGACGCGCTGCAGGCGGACGCGCCGACCGCCGAGCGGCTGGCCCGCCCGGCCACCGGCGAGCAGCTCAAGCAGGCGCTGCTCGACGTCGCCGGCTCGCCGAACCAGGCCTCCAAGGCGTGGATCACCGACCAGTACGACCGGTTCGTGATCGGCAACACCGTGCTGGCCACCCCCGAGGACTCCGGCATGATCCGGATCGACGAGGAGACCAACCTCGGCGTCTCGGTGGCGACCGACGGCAACGGCCGCTACGCCAAGCTGGACCCGTACACCGGTGCCCAGTTGGCGCTGGCCGAGGCCTACCGGAACGTCGCGGCCGGTGGTGCCAAGCCGCTCGCCGTCTCCGACTGCCTCAACTTCGGCTCCCCCGAGGACCCGGACGTGATGTGGCAGTTCGCCGAGGCCACCCGCGGTCTGGCCGACGCCTGCCAGGTCCTGGGCACCCCGGTGACCGGCGGCAACGTCTCGCTCTACAACCAGACCGGTGAGGTGGCCATCCACCCGACCCCGGTGGTCGCCGTGCTCGGCGTGATCGACGACGTGACCCGCCGCACCCCGATCGGCTTCGCCGACGAGGGCCACCACCTCTACCTGCTCGGCGACACCGCCGACGAGCTGGGCGGCTCCGCCTGGTCGCAGGTGGCGCACCAGCACCTCGGCGGCCTGCCGCCCAAGGTGGACCTGGAGCGCGAGCGGCTGCTCGCCGAGATCCTGATCGCCGCCTCGCGCGACGGCATGATCGACGCGGCGCACGACCTCTCCGACGGCGGTCTGGCCCAGGCCCTGGTGGAGAGCTGCCTCAAGGGCGGCCTCGGCGCCCGGGTGATCGTGCCGGCCGAGCTGGACCCGTTCGTCTTCCTGTTCTCGGAGTCGGCGGGCCGCGCGGTGGTGGCCGTGCCGCGCAGCGAGGAGCTGCGGTTCACCGACATGTGCGGGGCCCGCGGCCTGCCGGCCACCCGGATCGGTGTGGTCGACGGCGAGGCGCTGGAGGTGCAGGGCCAGTTCA of Kitasatospora viridis contains these proteins:
- the purS gene encoding phosphoribosylformylglycinamidine synthase subunit PurS is translated as MARVVVDVMLKPEILDPQGQAVQRALPRLGFTGIADVRQGKRFELELEGPVDDAALARIREAAETFLANTVIEDFTVRVEDGQ
- the purQ gene encoding phosphoribosylformylglycinamidine synthase subunit PurQ, which produces MTTRVGVVTFPGSLDDRDAQRAIRLAGAEPVALWHRDKDLHQVDAVVLPGGFSYGDYLRAGAISRFSPVMETLIEQAKLGMPVLGICNGFQVLTESHLLPGAMLRNNHLHFICRDQKLRVENAATAWTSDYQAGQEISIPLKNMDGRYTADRRTIDELESEGRVVFRYVDVNPNGSINDIAGITNAAGNVVGLMPHPEHAVEPLVGTGKTDGLPFFTSVLKQLVSS
- the purL gene encoding phosphoribosylformylglycinamidine synthase subunit PurL, producing MTLDTVKNAEQTPDAAQPWAELGLKEDEYARIREILDRRPTGAELAMYSVMWSEHCSYKSSKVHLKQFGEKAPQSDAMLVGIGENAGVVDVGQGYAVTFKVESHNHPSYIEPYQGAATGIGGIVRDILAMGARPVAVMDPLRFGAADHPDTRRVLPGIVAGIGGYGNCLGLPNIGGEVVFDPCYQGNPLVNALCVGVMKHEDIHLAQASGAGNKVILYGARTGGDGIGGVSVLASETFDDSKPTKRPAVQVGDPFQEKLLIECTLEVFREKLVLGIQDLGGAGLSCATSELASAGSGGMRIELDTVPLRDATLSPEEILMSESQERMCAIVEPGKVERFLEICEKWDVIATVIGEVTDGERLEIFWHGEQVVDVPPRTVAHDGPVYNRPFARPSWQDALQADAPTAERLARPATGEQLKQALLDVAGSPNQASKAWITDQYDRFVIGNTVLATPEDSGMIRIDEETNLGVSVATDGNGRYAKLDPYTGAQLALAEAYRNVAAGGAKPLAVSDCLNFGSPEDPDVMWQFAEATRGLADACQVLGTPVTGGNVSLYNQTGEVAIHPTPVVAVLGVIDDVTRRTPIGFADEGHHLYLLGDTADELGGSAWSQVAHQHLGGLPPKVDLERERLLAEILIAASRDGMIDAAHDLSDGGLAQALVESCLKGGLGARVIVPAELDPFVFLFSESAGRAVVAVPRSEELRFTDMCGARGLPATRIGVVDGEALEVQGQFTVTLAELAGAHNGVIEALIG